Genomic segment of Paraburkholderia agricolaris:
ACTCTGTGCGCCGGTCAACCGGCGGCGTTGCGCGATCACTTTCGCGACGCTTGCAACATCCGCTTTTATGTCACCGAAGTGCGTCATGCAGGCAGCCAGCCGCTGCCACTTGTCGCGCCGCGCGATGCCGCGCGCGCAAGCAGCTATCACAACACCTTCGTTGCGTTCGAGGAAAGCCGGCAGTTCCGGCCGCCGCTGGCAACGCCCTGGCCACGTATGCCCGGCTGTGTCAGTGCGGTGATCGACGCGCAGGGCGACGGCGGTATCGCCGAGTTGAACGAGCACGGTTGCTACAAGGTGCGCTTCGCGTTTTGCGCGGCACAGAACGCCGGACGCAACTCCGCATGGCTGCGTCTCGCCACGCCGTACGCTGGCGCGACGCACGGGATGCATTTTCCGCTGCACAAGGGCAGCGAAGTGCTGGTGGCATTCGTGAACGACGATCCGGACCGGCCGGTCATCGTCGGTGCGGTGCCCAACTCCGAAAATCCGGGCGTGGTCACGCAGGCCAATCCCACGCAGAACACGGTCCACACGGCGGGCGGCAACAGCCTCGTGATGGACGACCAGGACGGCGCGCAGCGCGTCGCGCTGTCGTCGCCCACGGCCACGAGCAGCTTTGTGCTGGGCGCCGCGGCACAGCAGGGTGCGGCGCTTAGTTCGCAGGGCCATGTGGATGTGCAGGCGGGCAGCTATCACCGGGCGGTGGCGGGCGCGTACGAGGAACACATGTATGGCCTCGGCAAACAGCAGTTGACCCAATCAAAGAAGCCGCCGCACCAGTCTGGCAATTCGACGGTCGAGCAGCTTGTGAACAGTTCGCACCGTGCGGGCCAGCATCTGGCGTTCGAGGCGACTCAAGGCGCGGGCATGATAGTGCAGAACTACCTTGGCGCGACGGTGCAAAATTATGCCGGTCTGCTAAGTGAATTTGTGGAGGGAATCAACACGAACATCAATTCGGGGCTGACGTTCGAGACATTTGTCGGCGCTCACGTCGAGCTGCATCGGGGCATACATTACGAGAAACACTTTGCTCTGAAGGAAACCAGCGTGCCAGAAAAGACGGTCCTGGTTGATGGCCTGATGCTGTTGCAGACCAACCGACTGGTGGCTAGCGGTACGAGTTCCAATTTGCAATTTAACACCGTCATGTCATTCGCGGAAGAGGAGATGATTCTCGAGGCTGGGGAGAATATTTCGCTCAGCGCATTGGACGGGATAACAGTAACGAGTCCCGCGAGTGTTACTTTGACTTCCGGGGAGAATGTGATCGAGGTCAACGATGAGGGCGTCCAGGTTGTGGCGACGGAGGACATCAGTCTCGGCGCGGCCGGCGATCTCGCCGCCACCGCCGCGATGGTGGCAATCGGGGCGACAGCCGAGGTGTCGTTGACCGGCGCCACGGTCACTCTCGAGGCGACGGCCGGGGTGGAAATCGACGGTCTCATCATCTTTCTCGGCTGAACCGCATGCGCATCGACAAGCCAGACGAGCCGCTCGTGTTATTGCATCATGGCGAGCAGGCCGGCCGACCGTGCCTGACGGTCACCGTAGGGTATATGTCCCGCTTTGACGGCGCACTCATGCGCGAGCAGCAGGCTTGGCAGGCGCTCGTCGCGCGGTTCGCGGGACAACCGTTCGACGAGGGTGTGAAAAAGGCGCGCGGCACCTTTGCGGTGGCGGGCGCGGCATGTGCGCCGCGTGGCGAGACGGTGACCTCGCTGATCGTGTCCGCAAGGTTCGCGCAACTTCGCAAGCGTCTCGCGGTGTTCGGTGATCGGTCCTGGCGGCACAGCGCGGCCGGATGGCTCCCGGGCGATCCGCAACCGTTCACGCGGATGCCTGTCGACCTGGCGCATGCGTATGGCGGCCCTGGCTGGCAGGAGAATCCCGCGGGGCGTGGCCACGCTCAGGCGCCGCACGATTGGGCGCGTGTGCCGCTGCCGAATGTCGAATGGATCGACGCGCTCTGCGTGGCGCCTTCGAGTCGTCCGCAGCCGGCCACGCTGGCTATGTTGCCGGGCGGCGTGCCGGCGCGCGCGCAGTGGCTGGGCGATATCGCGGCGCACCTGCGCGCGCGTCGTGGGCGGGGTTACCCAGCGGACATCGACTTGCGCTATTTCGACGCTGTCGCGCAGGACCAATGCGCGACGGGCTACTTTGCCGGCGACGAAACGTTTGCCGTCGAAGGGATGAATGAACGGGCCGGCATTGTCGAAGGCGCGCTGCCGTGTGTGCGTCCGCGTTTGCTGTGGCGCGCGGCCACGCAGAAGGAGGATGCCGCGGATGTTTCGCCAGTGTTCGAGAGTCGGCTCGACCTGGATACGGTCTGGCTGTTTCCGAACGACGAGCAGGTGCTGTGCCTCTATCGCGCCTGCTGGCCCGTCACCGATATCGATGCTGACGACGTCGGCGCGCTGCATATCGTGACCGAGCGTCTCGCCGATGCGCCGGCCACTACCGCGACGTTGGCCGAACGGTGGCGCGAAACGACGGCACGGCGCGCGGTCGCTGCACCGACGCGGGCTGCCGCACCTACGCCGGTACTTGCACCTGACTCTGCCGCGGCACCAGTCGACGATGCGCCGACGCCGCGCGCCGAGAGCGCGTGGGCTGAGCATCTCGCCAGTCATCAACGGGTCATTGAGCAGTTCAGCGCGCAGCCGGACGCGCACTCACTGCTCGCCGAGCTGCCCGCGCCCGATCGTGCGGCATTCGACGCGCTGCGCGCGAAGCAACCCGGCGCGCCGGATACGTTTACACGCGAAGCGTTCGACGCCCGGCTGCGTGTCCATCTGGAGCAAGCGGGTCTGCCAGGCAGCGCGGTGCAGGACATGCCGGGTGCGGGCGGCGCCAGCACGTCGAGCATGGCGCTCGCTGATCTGCCGGCGCAACTCGAAGCCTTGCCGCTGGCGCAGCGCGCGGTGGTGCTCGAACAGTGGCATGGCATCGGCGCCATGCCGGGGACCGCGGCGCAACGCGCGGTGACCGCAGCGGCCGCGCTTGCGGCGCATCCGGCCAAGCCCGCGCCGTCGGCGCAACCGGTCATCGACAAGACCGCGTTGCTGGCGCGGCTCGCCAAGGGTGAACCGGTCCGCGGGATCCGGATGAAAGGTCAATGCCTTGCCGGCCTCGATCTGGGCGGTCTCGATTTCACGGACAGCGTGTTCGAAGCGTGCGATTTCAGCGGTGCGCGTCTCGCGCACGTCCATTTAACAAACGCACGCCTGAACGGCTGCGATCTCTCCAACGCCGGATTGGCACAGACAAGCGCGCGCCGCGCGTATCTGACCGATTGCAAACTCGATGCCGCCGACCTCGCCGCAAGCGACTGGCAGGTCGCCCGCTGGGAGCGCTGCACGGCGATCGGCGCGACGCTGCGCGATGCCGACCTGTCGCAAGCGACGCTGCGCGACGTTGCACTCACGCGTGTCGAAGCCGCGGGTCTGCGCGCGTCGCGCGTATCGTTCGATTCATGCCGGCTCGACGACGCCGATTTCAGCGCTGCCGCCTTATCTCGCTCGACCTTCGCGCATTGCGACGTGGACCGCCTGCGACTCCAGAGCGCCGAACTGGACGGTGCGCAGTGGCGCACGGTGCGGGGCGCGGACCTCGCGCTGTGCTCGGCGCGACTGGCGAACTGGCGCGTGTGGGGCGCCACCTTGCTGCCCGGCGCCGACTTCACCGGAGCGAACCTGTGCGGAGCCAGCCTGCGCGACAGTTCGCTTGTGAAAGCGTCGTTGCGCAATGCGGTGCTTGATCAGGCGGTTGTACTGGGATGCGATCTGAGCGGCACCGACGGCACACGCCTGAGCGCGCGCGGCGCGCAGTTTACAGGCTCGCGTTTCACGGATGCGCGCTGGCGCGGTGCGAATCTGATGGGAGCTTCGCTGCGCAAGACGCACCTCGCGAACGTCGACTTCGAAGGCAGCAATCTTTATGGCGTGCGCTCGCGCGGTGCGACGATTGCGGGCGTGCGTATCGAACGCGCGCTGACAAGCCGCTGCGAACTGCTGGAGACCTTGCCCCATGAATGATCCGAACGCCACTGACATCACGCCCCTGACACGCGAAGCGCTGGCCGAACGTCTGTCGCGGGGCGGCACGGTGCGGCGCGTCTGTTTGCGCGGCGGCGACTATCGCGGGCTGGCGCTCGGCTCGACGCGGTTCGAGGATATCGACGCGCGCGGCGCGCGCTTTGACGATGCGCAGCTGGAAGGAACGCAATGGCTACGCTGCCGGCTCGACAACGCCTGCTTCGACGGCGCGCGACTCGCGCGCGCGCGTTTCAGCGGGTGCGCCGCGACGCAGTCGCGCTGGCGTCGCGCGCAGCTTGTTCGAGCGGCATGGACTCAGTGCGAACTGGCGGGGGCCGGTTTCGACGCGGCAGACCTTACCCGCACGACATGGATTCGCTGTCGTGTATTAGGCATCGTGTTGCGGGACGCGATGTTCACGATCGTCTATCTGAAGGAGTGTGAACTGACCGATGTCGACCTGACCCAGGCGCAATGGAGCAGCGTACAGATGCACGGCGGCAGCCTGCGCGGCACACGCTTCACGCAAGCGCGACTGCATCAGTGCGGCTTCGCGTCGGTAGAGGCGGCCGGCGTCGACTGGTGTGCTATGGACGCTGTCAACGTGGCCTTCGTGGCGTGCGATCTGCAAGGGGCGCGGTTTTCCGGCGCGCAGTTACACGGCGCGAAGTTCAATCGCTCCAACCTGAGCGGCACGGACTGCTCGGGCGCGCAACTCGCGCTCAGCTTCTGGCGTCATGCGAGGGCCGACCACGCGAATCTGCGTGACGCGTGTCTCGACCACGCCGATTTACAGCATGCGTCGTTGCGCGGGACGGACTTCGCGCGCGCGTCGGTAGTCGGTGCGCGTCTGCTGTGCGCGGACCTGGATGGTGCGAACTGGGACGGTTGCGCGCGCGACCAGGCGCGCCGCGACGATCCGCTGTTGCTCGAAGCGCTGCAATGGCAGCCGTCTGTCTGAATGGTGCACGACGAATTTACGAGGGAGAACGAATCATGCAGTCTGTACGGAATTCGCGACGGCAATCACTCACGCAGCAGACCCAGACCTCGTCGGCTGCCGTTTTTCACCACGCGCGGGTCATTGCGCGGGGCACCGACCGCTCCCTTGCTGTCGTTTGCGAGACCGGTTCGCTATGCGCGAGTGTCGCGGACGGCTGCCTGTTACGTCCCGACGTCGGCGACATGGTGCTCGTGTCGGTCACGGAGCGCGACGCCTACGTTGTCACGGTGTTGTCGCGCGCGGCGCAAGCCGGCGGCGCGGTGCTGCTTGACATGGGCGAGGGCGTGACGCTCGCGGCCGAGAGCGGTGTCCTCTCGATCGAGGCCGCACGCGCGTCGCTGCGATTCGCGCATTGCGACTGGTCGAGCGGCGTGCTGCATTGCCATGGCGACGTGGCGGAATTCTCATGGCGCGACCAGCGCACGTGGAGCGAACGCAGTGTGGAGGCCGCGGCGGAAAAGCGCGAGTACTTTGGCGAGGCTTCGCGGCACGTTGCGGGCCATGAGGAGCACAGCGCCAATTCACTGCGTCAACGGGTGACGGAAGACTGGTCCGCGCAAGCGAAGGACATCAGTCTGTTCGGCACCGAGCGCGTGAAGGCGGACACCGACGGCGACATTCAACTGGGCTAGGCCCGCGAAGGAGGCGGCATGTTTCAGATGACCTGCGCGGGCGGCATGGCATTCGCATTTCCTGACGTGTGCTGGACGCCCGCCGGCCCCGCGCTGGTGCCGGTGCCCTATCCGAACCTGGCGTCGGGCGCGTGTGCCGATCCGGATACGGCGGTCGATAGCGTGCTGGTGTGCGGCATGCCGGCGCTCAACCAGACGAGTGTGATTACGTTCAGCCAGGGCGACGAGGCCGGTACCGGCGGTGGCGTGATTTCGGGCGAGATCATGGGGCAGGCTACATTCATAACCGCGAGCATCAGGGTCATGATAAAGGGCGTGCCGGCTACGCGGCTGACGGGCGCAATGGCGCAAAACGGCGCGCTGCCCAATACGGAAGGCGTGGTGATCGTACCGTCTCAAACCGTTGTCATGATTTTGACGTAGGGTTGGGAACGCCAACGGCACCGAGGTTACAAAGCGATAGCTCAAAGCGATTCGATCGGCGGGTCGCAGCAAGGCGGCCGGCGCACCCGGGTCGTGAAAGGGGGCGTAGCTGCCGCGTCGCCTGTAGGTAAAAGCCTTGGACTACATAATTTCGTACGACGGCCCCGATGCCGGTATGACCATCGAACAGATTCGCATGATGGTGCTTGCGCACGACGGGCCCGTGAACCGGCTGGAGCGCGATTTCGAGAATGTTGCCGAGTTCCTGCGCGACGATCCGCTATCCGCGCAGCGGCGCCTGCTGCTGGCCAATCCACCGTTTACGCCACCGGCGGTGGCGATAGTGAACACCATCGTCACGATGACGACGACTTCCCGGCGCAGGCCGGCGTGGGCCGCAATCCTGACGGCGATCGCGCGGCAAGGGCCGATCGCCGTGGCAGAAGACTTCATCTTGCAAGCCGATAGGCAACTCGCGACCTCGTGCGAAAGCCACGCGCTCGCGTGGGCATTTCGCGGCACTTTTATTCGGTATCCAGACGTATTTCTTGGCGACGCAAAAGAAGTGCTGGAGCGCTTTATGCTGTCCCGCATGCGCTAACGAGAATGCGGCTCGCGTTTCGAATGCGCGGGCCGGACTTCACGAACTCTTCGGATCGTCCTTTCCTACTGCACCGCGGGCGCGATACCGAGGCCACTGGACGGCGGGCTGGTCGGCGGTTGCGGCAACGCGGGCAGCGGCCGCAGCGCCGGTGGCTGAATCACAGGCAAGCTTCCCGGCGGCACGCTTTGCGTCACCTCATTCGCGAGCGTCACGACATGCGGGCGGATCAGGAACATCCGTTCACGCTGTTGGGTCGTGCTGTAGCGCCGGCCGAACAGATAGCCCAGTACCGGTATCTTGCTGAGAAACGGCACGCCGCCGCTTGACACGTTTGCCTCGTCGGTGTCGTAGCCACCCACCAGCAGACTCTCGCCGTCGCGTACGACGGCCTGCGTGCTGACCGCGCTGGTCACGACCGTCGGCAGATCGTCCACCGAATGATCGATTACGCGGCCGTCCTGAACGTCGATAGCCATCTGGATGGCGCTTTGCCCGTCGCGCTGCACAACGCGCGGCGTCACCTTTAGCGTGGTGTTCGCAGTGACCGGCGTGACCGACGCCACGCGCTCGCCGACGGTCCTCACGTAAAAGGTCTGGTTCAGGTTTAGCACCGCACCGACGTTGTCGCTCGTGACGACAGACGGGCGCGACACCACGCGTGCGTCGCCTGCTTGCTCGAGCGCGCGGATGCGGCTCGCGAAATAGCTGCCCGCGCTCGCAAGCAGGCCGGTCCCCGCGCCGGCCGCGAGCGCGATCGTGCCGCCGCTCACGCCGCCCGCGACATTGCCGATCTGGCCACGCCAGTTCACGCCGAGTTCGTCGATATGCGACTTTTCCACATCGATGACCATGGCTTCGATTTCGATCAACGCGGTCGGAACGTCCAACTGCTTGATGAGGGCCGCATAGACCGGCATGCGTTCCGGCGCGTCCTGCACGATCACGGCATTGAGCGCCGGGAACGGTTCGACCGCGCCGCGCAGCAGAGCGCCGCCTGGGCCGGCGTTTTGCTGCGTGCCGGCGGCCGGGGCCGCGACCGGCGGCGTCAACCCAGCGGCGGCGCCGGCGAGCGGCGCCGCGGCCGCGAGCGCCGGCAACGACGGCAGTGCGCCGTTCGCAACCGCGCGAGCCGGCGCGCCAGGCTGCATCGTATTGCCGAAGCCGCCCGCGTCCTGCAGCAGATTGCGCAGGGTTGTGGCGACGCCCGGAATCACAATCTGGCTGTCGCGATACTGGATCGCGCGGTCGTCCACCTGCGCGTGCTGCAAACGGAACACTGCGATGTCCTGACGCTGATCCACGCGTGGCAATCCGGCGAGACTGCGCTGTACGAGCGCGACGTATTGCGGCGGTCCGCTGACCATCACGACACCTTGGTCGGGCATGTCGCCCCAGCCGAAGCGTGGATCGAGCACGCCGAGATCCGTGAGCGCCGTGCGCGCGGCCACGGTGTTGCCGCCGCTCACCGGTATCGTGGCGGTCACGGTGTCGCTATTGCGATTGACGTAGAGCGTGCCGCCGTAGGTGTACCAGCTGAAGCCGTAGATGCCGCCGAGACGGTTCAGATAGTCGGTGGGGCTCGCCGTATTGAAGCGGCCGGTGAGGCGTCCTTCGACCGCGGGGCTCATGTCGAGGGTGAGGCTGAAGGCCGCCGCGAAATCGCTGAGCACGCGCGCCAGGCTTTCGTTTTGAGCATAGTATGAGTAGTTGACGGACGGCCACGGCGGGGCCGCGGCCTGCGCGCTCTGCGTTGCCGCAAAGAGCGAGGCGAGCAGTGCGGCGGACACCGATCTGGCCAGGCGGTGACGGACTGGATTCATGACGCTCCCTGCATGCGTGGGTATCGGTTTGGAGGAGGGCTAGCGCGGGAGCACATCGCCGAGCGTTTGCGCGGTGTCCAGAAACGCCGCGAGCGCGGCGTCCACTTCCGGTTCACTCGCGTTGAGCGCCCAGGTGTCCTGCCACCACAACTGCTGGCGTGCGGGATCGACCGCGAGGCCACCGCTGGTTTCGCCGAGTAGCGCGCCGGCGCGAGTCAGCGCTTCGCGCAGCAACTGACTGCGCGACGTGACATTCTGCGGCAGCGGCGCCAGCGGCGAGCGCACCACGACCCGTTGCGCGCCGAGCCGCACATGCAGCGACGACCGCGCGGCGATCTGCAGCTCCAGCTCGTTCTCCGGCTGCCACATCGAACGCCACAGCTGACGTCGTTCAAGCCAGAGCGCAAGGCCGGGGCAGGCTTTCAGCAAATCGGTCATAGCGTGCCTTCCTGTTTCATCTCATTGACGATGCGAATGATCTCGGCCACCGGCCCGATCAGATCGCTGGGGATGTACTGATTTTTCTCGCCATGCTCGTACAGCGACCACGCGAGGTTCACATCGCGCAGCACCGGCACGCCGGCGGCGCGCGCCGCGCCGATCATCTGCTGCGCGTGGCCGTCGCGGCCCCTGGCCCACACCAGCGGCAACGCGGTGCGCGCCTCGTCGTAGAAGAGCGCGACCGCCACATGTGTCGGGTTGACCACCAGCGCGCTGGCGGATGCGCTGCGTTGCACGTCCTCGTTGCTTGCCAGTTCACGGTGCAGCTCCTTGCGGCGTCCCTTGATCTGCTGGTCGCCTTCCGCTTCCTTGTATTCACGGTCCACTTCCTCGCGGCTCATCATCAGTTGCTTGTTATGCTGGCGGCGCTGCCATACCACGTCCGCGCCCGCGAGGGCGATATAGACCGGCGCGAGCGCGAGTGTCAGCGTGGTCACCATGCTCGTGAATACCGCCGCGCCGCCGGAGACGGTCAGGCTCGGCAGCCAGACCAGGTAGCGCAGGTTGTGGGAGATCACAAGCCATACGATGCACGACAGCACGGCGATCTTGATGGCGGACTTGAGCAGTTCCACCACGCTCTTCTTCGAGATGATGTTCGTGGCGTTCTCGGCGACGTTCAGGCGTTTGCCGGACGGCACGAGCGCCTTGAACGACAGCGTGAAACCGACCTGCGCGATTTCGACCGCCATGCCGAGCAGGACCGGGATCAGGATGAACGGCAGCATCAGCGCGATGCCCTCGTCGAGCAGGGTTTTGCCGAGCGAGTCGAGGGCGATGGGAAGCGGCAGGTTTATCACCTCGGCGGGAGCGAGCATCAGCTTGGCCATGTGGTCGGCCATGCCCGAGCCGTTGGTGGTCAGATAGATCAGGTACGCGAGAATCAGTACTGCCTGCGAGAAGTCCTTGCTGTGCGCGACCTGACCTTCCTCACGCGCATCGCGCAGGCGTTTCGAGGTGGGTTGTTCGGTTTTTTCGCTCATGGCCGCCCCAGCAAGACGCCCAGGCGCGGCAGCAGCGTCGCGATACCGTTGAACTGGCGGCCGAGGTAGTCGAACATCGTGACCACGTAGACAGTCAGCACGAACAGCGCGAGTGCGCTCTTGAGCGGCATCGCGAGGAAGAAGACCTGCAATTGCGGCGCGAAGTGCGAGACGAGCGCGAGCCCGAGTTCAACCAGCAACATGGCCAGCACCACCGGTGCGCTCAGCATCAGCATCGTCTCCAGCATGCCGTTCAGACTTGACAGCCAGAACGAGGCATTCGCGCGCGACAGCATCGGCCAGAACGAGAGCGGCGGCCACAGCGTGTACGAGTCGTAGAGAATCCGCAGCAGCCGCGAAAAGCCACCGCTCGTCAGCACGAACACGACGAATGCCACACTGAAAAGCTGGCCGAGCGTGGACGTGTCGTGACCGGCAATCGGATTGAGCGTTGCCGAAATACTTTCGCCGCGCTGGTTGTCGATCAGGAAGCCGACCAGTTCCACTGCCCAGAAAGGCAGCGCGAGCATGAACCCGAGCATCAGACCGACCACGCATTCCTTCAGCGCGATCGCGAGCATCGCCCCGGTCGAGATATCCGTGCCGAGGTGTGGCGCGATCGCGGGCGCGGCGACCAGCGCGAATCCCGCGCTGATCGACACGCTCAGCAGCCCGGGGAACACCGAGCGCGTGATGATAGGAACGAGCGCGAACGCGGCAACGAGACGCGGCAGTGCCGTGAGCCAGCCGAGCGCCAGGGATTTGGCCGAGAGCCCCATCACGAGGGGCAGGTCGAGCTCGCTCATCCCCGCGCCCCGATTTTCGGCAGCAGATCGAAAATGCTGACGGCGTACAGATAGAGTTCGCTGCCCATCCAGCGTGCGGTCAGGAACAGCGTGACACCCGCGACGACGAGCTTGATCGCGGTCGGCAGCGTCTGCTCCTGGATCTGCGTGAGCGCCTGGAGCACCGCGAGCAGCACGCCGACTGTCGAGGCGGCGATGATCACCGGCAGCGAAAGCAGCAAGGACAGGTACAGCATCTGCGCGAGGTACGCGGTGAGATCGACGGATGTCATACGTATGAGAGCACAAGGCCGTGAATCAGGCGCGTCCAGCCGTCGAGCATGACGAACAGAAAGAGCTTGATCGGCAGCGCGATCATCACTGGCGATACCATCATCATGCCCATCGCAAGCAGGATGTTCGACACCACCAGGTCGATGACAAGAAAGGGTAGATAGAGCAGAAAGCCGATCTGGAACGAGCGGGTCAGCTCGCTCACCATGAATGCCGGCATCAATACGAGGAAGTTGTCCTCTTTCAGATCAGCGGGTGTATCGGGACCCCACAGCCGGCGCGCCGTGGCGACGAAGAACGTGCGTTGCGCAGGCTCCGAGTTGCGCATCATGAAGCCGCGCAGCGGATCGGATGCCGCCTGAACCTGCTTGAAGAAGGTGTCGACGCTGCGGGTCTGCTCGGGCGTGGCCGCCACCTGATCGTAGATGCGCTGCGCGACCGGCATCATCACGTAGGCGCTCAGGATCAGCGACAGCGCGTACAGCGCGATGTTCGGCGGAATCTGCTGCACGCCGAGGGCATTGCGCAGCATCAGGAGAACCGTCGAAATCTTCAGAAACGACGTGCAGACGATCACGAGCGTTGGCACGAGCGACAGTAGCGCCAGGGTGATCGACAGGCCAAGCGGATCGATGGGAATGTTCACCGTTCTTCTCCCGGCCAGCGCAGATCGGTCACGGCCACGCCGAGCAGTCCGTCGATTTCAACCAGCTCGCCGTGGCCGAC
This window contains:
- the sctT gene encoding type III secretion system export apparatus subunit SctT, yielding MSELDLPLVMGLSAKSLALGWLTALPRLVAAFALVPIITRSVFPGLLSVSISAGFALVAAPAIAPHLGTDISTGAMLAIALKECVVGLMLGFMLALPFWAVELVGFLIDNQRGESISATLNPIAGHDTSTLGQLFSVAFVVFVLTSGGFSRLLRILYDSYTLWPPLSFWPMLSRANASFWLSSLNGMLETMLMLSAPVVLAMLLVELGLALVSHFAPQLQVFFLAMPLKSALALFVLTVYVVTMFDYLGRQFNGIATLLPRLGVLLGRP
- the sctS gene encoding type III secretion system export apparatus subunit SctS, giving the protein MTSVDLTAYLAQMLYLSLLLSLPVIIAASTVGVLLAVLQALTQIQEQTLPTAIKLVVAGVTLFLTARWMGSELYLYAVSIFDLLPKIGARG
- the sctR gene encoding type III secretion system export apparatus subunit SctR; the protein is MPIDPLGLSITLALLSLVPTLVIVCTSFLKISTVLLMLRNALGVQQIPPNIALYALSLILSAYVMMPVAQRIYDQVAATPEQTRSVDTFFKQVQAASDPLRGFMMRNSEPAQRTFFVATARRLWGPDTPADLKEDNFLVLMPAFMVSELTRSFQIGFLLYLPFLVIDLVVSNILLAMGMMMVSPVMIALPIKLFLFVMLDGWTRLIHGLVLSYV